Proteins co-encoded in one Flavobacteriaceae bacterium MAR_2009_75 genomic window:
- a CDS encoding kynurenine formamidase, which produces MKASIELDKKKYTIDLARPLDISIPIRGDAQNVNAWYIDHPKIEPHREDEFIGKVSEGSSTNFNDIWFNPHAHGTHTEGVGHITAEFHSVNQNLNTYFYLAELVTVVPELQGDDWVISRHVLDLAIESEFVEALVIRTVPNERNKLSKQYSNTNPPFLLQEAVELLLEKGVNHLLIDLPSVDKEKDDGRLEAHKTFWAFDGQLRKQATITEFIYVPDGIKDGWYFLNLQMAAFENDACPSRPILYEIEE; this is translated from the coding sequence ATGAAGGCATCCATAGAACTTGATAAGAAAAAATACACGATTGATTTGGCACGACCGCTCGATATTTCAATACCTATTCGGGGCGACGCACAAAATGTAAATGCGTGGTATATAGACCATCCAAAGATAGAGCCGCACAGAGAGGATGAATTTATAGGAAAGGTTTCTGAAGGTAGCTCTACCAACTTTAATGATATTTGGTTCAATCCGCATGCCCATGGTACCCATACCGAGGGTGTTGGGCATATTACCGCCGAGTTTCATTCGGTCAATCAAAACTTGAACACCTATTTCTATCTGGCTGAATTGGTAACGGTGGTTCCTGAACTTCAAGGTGACGATTGGGTGATTTCTAGGCATGTACTTGATTTGGCCATTGAGAGTGAATTCGTTGAGGCTCTAGTAATTCGAACTGTACCGAACGAGCGTAATAAGTTATCGAAGCAATATTCAAATACCAATCCGCCTTTTCTGCTACAGGAGGCTGTGGAATTATTATTGGAGAAAGGGGTAAACCATTTATTGATTGACCTGCCTTCGGTAGATAAAGAAAAAGATGATGGAAGGTTAGAGGCCCATAAGACTTTTTGGGCTTTTGACGGTCAGTTGCGCAAACAGGCTACGATTACAGAATTTATTTATGTACCCGATGGTATAAAGGATGGATGGTACTTTCTTAATCTTCAAATGGCGGCTTTTGAGAACGATGCGTGCCCTAGTCGCCCCATACTTTATGAAATAGAAGAGTGA
- a CDS encoding Holliday junction endonuclease RuvC, producing the protein MTKEKIILGIDPGTTIMGFGLIKVVGKKMEFIQMNELLLKKYDDPYTKLKLIFERTIELIDTYHPDEIAIEAPFFGKNVQSMLKLGRAQGVAMAAGLSRQIPITEYLPKKIKMAITGNGNASKEQVARMLQSTLGLKTLPKNLDSTDGLAAAVCHFYNEGRVDVGKNYTGWEAFVKQNAKRVKKG; encoded by the coding sequence TTGACAAAAGAAAAAATCATATTAGGTATTGATCCCGGTACGACCATCATGGGTTTCGGACTCATAAAAGTGGTGGGCAAAAAAATGGAATTCATTCAAATGAACGAACTCTTGTTGAAGAAATACGATGACCCCTACACCAAATTAAAATTGATTTTCGAACGTACTATTGAACTGATAGATACCTACCACCCTGATGAAATTGCCATCGAAGCACCATTTTTTGGTAAAAACGTGCAATCGATGCTCAAGTTGGGCAGGGCTCAGGGGGTTGCCATGGCTGCCGGTTTGTCGAGGCAAATACCTATTACGGAATATCTTCCCAAGAAAATTAAAATGGCGATAACGGGCAATGGTAATGCGAGCAAAGAGCAGGTAGCAAGAATGTTACAGAGTACGTTGGGACTAAAGACCTTACCTAAAAATTTGGATAGTACTGATGGTCTGGCAGCTGCCGTTTGTCATTTTTATAATGAAGGCAGAGTCGATGTCGGTAAAAATTATACAGGTTGGGAAGCTTTTGTAAAACAGAATGCAAAAAGGGTGAAAAAGGGGTAA
- a CDS encoding oxygen-independent coproporphyrinogen-3 oxidase, with amino-acid sequence MSGIYIHIPFCKQACHYCDFHFSTSMGKKEAMVEALKKELLLRKDEFSNDVVETIYFGGGTPSVLETAEIQSIIDSVYSHYEVCENPEITLETNPDDLSEAKIIALAESPVNRLSIGIQSFFEDDLKLMNRAHSAEEAVKSLATAKRFFDNISIDLIYGMPDMGNERWKQNIDKALSFDIPHISSYALTVEPHTALATFIKKGVVKNVDDEVAQAHFHILVETLQAAGFENYEISNFGKPGYLSKNNTAYWQQKKYLGIGPSAHSFDGVRRGWNVNNNPKYLKAIEKGELPIETELLSTTDRYNEYVMTGLRTVWGVSMGRIASEYGEKYMEYALNQSKKHIEEHLLYLDGDILLTTKKGKFLADGIAADLFMLNLS; translated from the coding sequence ATGAGCGGCATTTATATTCATATTCCTTTTTGCAAACAGGCTTGTCACTATTGTGATTTTCATTTCTCTACGTCTATGGGAAAGAAGGAGGCAATGGTCGAGGCATTGAAGAAAGAATTGCTTCTTAGAAAAGATGAATTTTCGAATGATGTGGTCGAGACCATTTATTTTGGTGGCGGCACGCCTAGCGTTTTAGAAACGGCAGAGATACAGTCCATTATCGATTCGGTATATAGTCACTATGAGGTATGCGAAAATCCGGAAATAACGTTAGAGACCAACCCCGACGATTTATCCGAAGCAAAAATAATCGCACTAGCTGAAAGTCCGGTTAATCGACTAAGTATCGGTATACAGTCTTTTTTTGAGGATGATTTAAAGCTGATGAACCGAGCCCATTCTGCGGAAGAAGCCGTTAAATCGTTAGCGACTGCAAAACGTTTTTTTGATAATATTTCTATCGACCTGATATACGGCATGCCCGATATGGGCAATGAGCGCTGGAAACAAAATATAGATAAAGCACTTTCTTTTGACATACCACATATCTCGAGTTATGCTCTTACGGTCGAACCCCATACCGCCTTGGCCACATTTATCAAAAAAGGGGTGGTCAAAAATGTAGATGATGAGGTGGCGCAAGCCCATTTTCATATTCTGGTAGAGACTTTACAAGCTGCCGGATTTGAAAACTATGAAATATCGAATTTCGGCAAACCCGGTTATTTGTCAAAGAACAACACGGCCTATTGGCAGCAGAAAAAGTACCTAGGTATTGGCCCCTCAGCACATTCTTTCGATGGAGTTCGAAGAGGTTGGAACGTCAATAACAATCCGAAATACTTAAAAGCTATTGAAAAAGGTGAATTACCTATTGAAACTGAACTTCTATCGACTACTGATCGGTACAATGAATATGTGATGACCGGTCTACGCACGGTTTGGGGCGTATCGATGGGTAGGATAGCTTCCGAATACGGAGAAAAATATATGGAGTATGCCCTCAATCAATCGAAAAAGCATATTGAAGAGCATTTGCTTTATTTGGATGGTGACATCCTGTTAACGACCAAAAAAGGAAAATTTTTAGCCGATGGAATCGCTGCAGATTTATTTATGCTTAATTTATCGTGA
- a CDS encoding four helix bundle protein (manually curated), which produces MLNVQPNNPLAEKSYAFALEIVRVFKFLKEEKNEYVLSKQILRCGTSIGANIAEANGAISTADFSSKISVAYKESLETKYWLKLLADSEYLSSESSKLLVGKADELSRTMFSILKSTRMKK; this is translated from the coding sequence ATTCTAAATGTTCAACCTAATAATCCTTTAGCAGAAAAATCATATGCTTTCGCCTTAGAGATTGTAAGAGTGTTCAAGTTTTTGAAAGAGGAAAAGAACGAATACGTTCTGTCTAAACAAATACTTCGGTGTGGAACATCTATTGGTGCAAATATTGCAGAGGCTAATGGAGCCATCTCCACCGCAGATTTTTCTTCGAAAATTTCTGTAGCTTATAAAGAGAGTTTAGAAACTAAATATTGGTTGAAGTTACTGGCCGACTCAGAATATTTATCTTCGGAAAGTTCTAAGTTATTAGTAGGCAAGGCAGATGAACTTTCACGTACAATGTTCTCTATTTTAAAATCAACAAGGATGAAAAAGTAA